One Drosophila subpulchrella strain 33 F10 #4 breed RU33 chromosome 2R, RU_Dsub_v1.1 Primary Assembly, whole genome shotgun sequence genomic window, TCTCCAGCGAATTATTCGACCTGTTGAATGCATCGTGCCGATTGGTGTAGCCCTTCTTCTCACGGAACATCTCGGCCAGCTGCTCGTCGCTCAGCTCGGTACCATGCACCTTCTTGGAATGTTGCCGGAACCTAGAAGTTGCACAAATGTTAGAAATGATTTCTAGACCGGGTAAGCTATACTACGTACTTGCTGCGATCTGCAAACTCGCCGGCGCAGTCCTGACACTTGTACGGATACTCCATGTGCTCGTACTGATGCTGACGCCTTCGCCACCTAGTCTTCGTCTCAAAGTTGCACACCTCACAGCGCCAGACCTTTGTCTTCTGGTGACTCCTCTGTTCGTGCTCGCGCATCAAGGCCATGTTTTGGAACTGGCTGCCACAGGTGGGGCAGCTGACCTGCTCCTCGTTTACATGGGCTCGCTCGTAGTGCACCCGCAATTCCGCAGAGTTAACATAGTTCAGCGAGCACTTGTCGCACTGGAAATGCCTCTCCGAATGTCGCTTGCGATGCAAGGTCAGGGTGTCGGCGCTCTTGAAGCTCCTGCGGCAGATCTCACACTCGTGCAGCGTTTCCACGGCATGCAGTTGCTGCAGATGCAGCTCGTATTTGCGCATGGTACTAAACTCCTGATCGCAAAAGGTGCAATGCACGGAATCCTTCAATTGGCAGAAACGCTGGTGACTGTGCAGACTGGCCTTCTGGCTGAACACCTTGTCGCACTCCTTGCAGGCGTATGTCTCAGTCGGCGACACCAAAACCTTCGCGGGAGTGTGTACCCTGGTGTAGTGTTTTCTGGCCGACCGCTGATCCTTGAAGATCCTGTCGCAGGCAGGGCAGTTTGCCTGCATGTAGCAGTACATTTCTAATGGATACAAAAAATAAGTAAGGGACAATTCGAGATGGGGATCTTCTAAGATGCCTACCAAAGTCACCATCTATTTTATGGTGATCGATGAGATGCTTCTGCATCTCGCTTCTGTCTTTCGTCTCATAACTATTGCAAGGTCGGCACTTGAAGTTTTGATCTAAAAACATAAACCTCTTGAAGCATTTACAAGGATTATAATGAACAAGACAACCCACTTTTGTTTAGGCCAATTATGTCATCTTCGGCCATAGATATTTTGTGAATACTTTTGTAATGACTTCTTAGCTGCTCAGCATCGGTATCCGTATACTGGCAAACATTGCATTTTAAAATGGGTATATTAACCATTGTGTTGCTAGTGCTGGCTTCTTCCAGCACAAGAGTAGTAGGTTCCTCTACACCATTGGCTAAAAGTAAGGAAATGATTATGATTAGCATCACTAAACTTTCTTTAAAGGCTTACATTTAAGATGATGACTGGACTCCTCCTTCGGACCTTGGCTGCTGGCATCATCGTTCAGTGTCATATACAGAGCGCGTTGTATAAGATCACACTCCGCATCGGACATATCGCCGTTCTTGTTATTGaaattataattgttattattCTCGCCACTTTTGCCGCCCACCGAGGTGGAAATAGCTGAATCTCCTGATGTAATACTGCTCTCGAAGAAGGTCTCATTGTTCTTGGCATCCGAACCGTCGTTttcgtcctcctcctccaggTCGTTGGTGTCGTATTTCACATCGAAAAGGATGACTATTTGGAGGGCAGAAAGGTTAACTATTgattaaattgtaaaataaGAGATGCCCACCTTCATCTTCTTTAGGCGCTTTCTTGCTGCTCGAAGCATCGGCATCTAGTCGGGGCACCTTGGCTCCTCGCATGTAGAGCACATTCTCCTCAATTGGCCCAGGCATGCCCTCGTAGCCCTCGACGAACTGCTCGAACTCCTGGCTGAACTGATTCCAGTGAAGGGTCTCGCTGCTGGCCTTTCTTTTCAGCTCGCCCGTGGGACTGGGCAACTTGACGCTTTTCGCCTCTGCATATAGCTTGAGATTCGACTCCAGGGCCATCTCCACGAAGTGCATGGCCACCTCCAGGGCGCGACAGCAGCGCACGCATATCTGCATGGGCCACAGGTAGCCACCGGGACTAATGACCCGCAGGTCCAGGTGGGTGCACTGCTTCAGGCACTGGGCATAGGTGCGCGACTTCTGGAGATTGGGGATCTCGGCGCTTAGCTGCACGGTTTTCCGGTCCACCGATAGACATGCTCGGCACTTGGAGCCCTTGTTCAGCTTATTCATGGCCGCCAGCGCGGGATCCGCTAGGGATGTGGCGGCGTCCATGGCGCTCTAGTTGTTTGGGATGCTTTTCTTTGCTGGATAATCCTTTCGTTCTTGGctgtttcaaaaatatattcgGCTTACAATGTGTATTGTGTTTTATACCGCTCTTTTGTGATCAAAATTAGTGTGACCGTCTAGAGGGTCACTCAAAATTCTCATGCCGGCGGCCTTTTTGTTCTTGTGCAGTATCTTAAGTTCCAGGGGCGGTCGCTAAGGGCTTTTTCGGGGGAGTCCCTTTGTTcattgaacaattttcagaaACTAAAAGTGTACACATTCAGTTTCAAGAGTGGTGTAAAGAGTTAAGTTGGGTTACCAAAAAGATTGTATGAAacgtatttaaatttaaaaaagacaATATACAGTTTATCGTATCCAATCAAAAACTCTTCGGAAGATCCCATTGACAAAATCCTGATTACGCCACTGATTGTTTTTATTGGTATACGTTCGCCATGGTCACactactaaatatatatatatagtgtgTGGGCGAACGGACACTCCCTTGAGCGGACAAGGAAATTCGTTAATTTTGCAGCGAGTTTTACTACTTTCAACTAATGAAAGGGCTTACCCTTATTCAATGATCCTGTACGTCAATGGAAATGCTACAGCGACGACCCAGAAAACCAAGACAACTGCTTAGTTTGGAGGAGAAAATGGAAGTAATCCGAACCCATGAGCAGAATAAACTAACAGTACGGGATCTAGCGAAAAGGTACCGTCCCTGCATTGCTTATAAAAATAGATAATAATTAAGATATATTTAGATTTAACATTGGAAAAACTCAAGCAGCTGAGATTTTAAAACACAGAGAGGCGATCAGGAGAGGATTGGCGACTGGAGAACTGAAAATGAACCAGATGCGAAGGAATCCCCTCAGTCAGAAGGGCACTCATATCGATGAGATTTGCTTCGAATGGTTTTCCCGGGCCAGAAGCGAGAGTATACCCGTATCCGGTGAAATGGTCCGGGAAAAGGCCAAGCAGATAGCGGACGAAGCGGGCTACACCGATTTCACAGCCTCCTCTGGATGGCTTCAAAAATGGCGGAAGCGAAACAACATAGCATATAATGCCACCGGTGACAGCCTGGACCTGCAGGAGTTCGAGGCCATACTGGTCAAGAGCGAACCCATCTCAAACAGGGATGATGATGAGGAGCCTTCTCCAGTGAGTTTGATAGGTCCCATCTATTCCAAGGAAGAGGCTATGCTGCAGTTGGCTCGCTTAAAGGAATTCGCCAGAGATGACTTTGTATCCTACCAGCAGTTACTGAGCCTGGAAAACCAGTGGAGCTGGAAGTGGAACAATTTCAAAAAGGAGGTTCCTTGACCTAAATGAATATAATATCTCGAATTTTATATTAGAAGtagtttaatttatataaCATGGTTTGTTTTTAAAGACATACAGTTTTCTAATTTATATTTCTGTTAAAACAAGTAagatacaaaataaacttcatGTTATTCTATTAAGAACATTTATTGCTcgcatatatataaaatacatgACCCATAGGAGGGTCGAtttgcaataaaaaaaaacataatattGGATGCGTTATAGACACTAACTCTGAAGCTCTTTCTCTTTGGCCAAAGCAGAGCCAGCTGGTGGAGATTGCCTCAATAGTGGTTGGGTATCAAATTGATGATTTTCTGACATCCTGAGGCGGATAATTACATTTAAGGCGGTTCTACAAATTACATGTTGCCCAAGTTGTGGGCGATCATAATACGTTACAAATTAACTGAAATCCATCGCTGTTCGCTATACATAGATATATGTCGATGAATGAATTTATATCTATTATGCGGGTTATGTTATATGAGAGATTAAATTTAATGTGATTAGTCTACAACTTAAAATGTAAACTTTAAGACATTAGATGTGCTAAAACGATGGAGAGGAAAAGAGCTTAGTCTATATCAAACTTTGTACATTGTGCGGCTACGTTGCTTGATTGGTGAGAGCATGAGTTGGGACTACTTGGAATTATTGCATGCAGCTGCGGTCTCCTCCTTGATTTCCTTTTCCCCATCCACATCCTTATTGCAACTGGGAGGTGTTTCATTCAAATCTGTAGAGTTGTTAGGGTCCGTAGACTGTGCAGAGATGTCAGCTATCTCTTCTTTGGTCAGCCGGATATTGTGAATCAAGAGAACATGGCTTGTGAGTCTACATGAAAAATAGGTTTTAATAAAGTGTGCAACTGATTAGTACAGGTTCATCGCCTTACCTTCCACGCCGCAAGTAGGAACGTTCGCACTTGGGACACTTGTAGGTCGCCATGCCCTTGTGCACGCTCATGTGATTCCTCAAATGCAGACTGGATTGCATATCCTTGTTGCAGACGGAGCATATATGCCGCCCGTCCAAGTGCATTGCGTTCTGATGGCGCACCAAATGATGCTTGAAACCGAACGTCTTCCGGCATCCATCAAACGTGCACCGCAGCGTCTTCTCCTTCCCGTGCTTTGTCTTCGTGTGCCGCTCCAGCTCAGCGTTGTTCACAAAGGTTTTGGGGCAGAGCTTGCACTGTGATTTCCGGGCGCCGTGCCGTTTCATATGGAACTTGAGCAGAGTGAGCGTTCGGTACGTCGTATTGCAGATTGAACACTTGTGTTGGTAGCCCCACCGCGATGGCTCCGTATTGGAGTGCAGCTCCATCTCGTGCTTAACCAGCTTGCCCAGTTCGTCGAAAGTCTTGTTGCATATCTTGCATGCGTAAGTGGAAGTTCGAAGCAGACGGGAGTTGGAGCGCAAACCCTTCACTGGCGATGCAGCCAGGGCGGCGGTGGTCAATAGTTTGTCGCTTCCGTTGAGATGACTGCTTGGTGGGGCATTCGTTATGGCTTTGGGCATGGCATGGGAATTGGGCGTGGATCGCTGGGCTGCATCTCCCATGAAGTCATAGTCGTAATCAAACGGTGTGGGCGTGGGAAAGAGGTTGGTCGACGATGAGGCTGTCGTTGTGATGGGCGATTCGGAGGATGtagctgccgctgctgctgccgctgttaTTGCTGCTGCTATAGCCGTTGTCGTCACTGCCGTGGCTGCGTCCAATGTCACTGGATCTAGTTCTTCCTCTGGCACTGCCGGTTCCATTTTTATTCCCGATCCATCATCTTTGCCAGCTACTTCTGGTGAGAACAACAACAATCAACGATCATTGTTCATCGTTGAGCAACAGCGTTTTTGGATTATCAATCGAATTGTGTGTTGGCGTGTGTTGGGCATAGTTGGAATGGGAATTTGAGTTCATTCTTGCAAGGCTATTGAGGCTCTTACCATTGCCACCGCCATTGCCTGAAGCCGCCGCCGTCATCATCTCAGCCCCACCGTCCGTCTGCATCATCTCAATCTGTTTGTTTTCCTCAAAGACCGGATTCTCTGGTCCACAACTTGTGGACGACGATGTGGTCAAGGTTACAGTGGTGCTTTCCACCGATTGTGGCGTTTGCATCTCTATAATAGTGTCCACTAAATGGCTGCGCTGCAGGTGGCGGCTGAGGGTGCTTTTGGCCGCAAAAGATCGAATGCAGCGCGGGCATTCAAAGGGTAATTCTGTGAATAGATTGGGCAAGTTGTAGTATAAGGGCATAAGGAGTTAAATGAGTTTACACGTGGAAAATGGTTTGATTAGTGCCAAAGTTACTTACTGCGTATAATAAACACCTCGTTGGCATGTATGGaaactgaaatcaatatagtATGTATGGTATTAATAAtcattcattaaaattaatggtAAAGTAATAATACTTGTAACCCAGCTAATTGATTAGCATACCAGTTTTAGTATATAAATTGTTATAATCACTTGTGAttaaataagaaattaaaacTACTTACCGCCATCATTAATGCCGTGGTGGGCATTTAGATGCTGCCGCATATCCGCATCTGATTCGCACTCGAATGGACATTTAGCGCACATGAGCATTGGTTCTAAAGATAGAGATGGAAATTGCTGATGGTGAGCTTTAAATATAGTTGTATTCCAGCTTACTCTTCATCTTGCCAAGATATAGTTTTTCGATGTTAGTGCGGGCTACTGAAACCTTATCGCCCTTGGCCTGGACCATGTCTCTCGTGGGCATTCGCTTGTGCACAGTTTTGTAATGCCTGATCAGCAGACGCTTCATGTTGTACAGATTGGTACACAGCTCGCAGCGATAGGGGGCCAGACCTGAAGACAAAAACAGATATATAAGTATTGGATTACAAGAAGTGGCCCAGCTGACTCACCCCGATGGACAAACATGTGGTTCTCAAACTTATACTGGCTGGTAAACTTCTTGTTGCAGTATATGCAGTAGGGCTTCTGCAAATGCTTCGATTGCTCGTCGTCAAAGTCGTCGACATCATCATCGTCACTGGTTAGCAGCAGATTCTGATCTGTGGCAGCATCGTTGTTGTCATTCTCGTCATCGTTgtccgcctcctcctcctcctcctcttcgcCCACCgcatcctcctcctcgtcgaaGTCCTCGAACAAGTTCTCGGCATCAAAGTCCAGACTGATATTGTTATTATCAATCACAATGTCATCGCCATCCACCACGGGCATATCGTCAGCGGGTATGGTGCAAATTGCAGCCACATCGGTGTTGTCAATGAAATCCTGCATGTCGCCAAAGATCGAAATGTTCGATGTATTGGCTGCCACTTGCTGAACGGCTTGCTGAACGGCTTCGTTCACTGGCAGAGTGCCGTCTGAGATTTCGGGAAAGATTCCAAATGCATTGCTGTTAGCTTCTCCGGTTGAGTCCACCACAGGTGTCATTGGGACAGGCAGCGGGTTCGTCGCTACAGCTGTGCTACTGGCGGTTGCCGCATAGAAAAGCGGCGTGGCATCCACCAACACGTTGATTTCGCCCGATTCTGTGATGGTCGTGGATGTGGTGGCCATCGGCGCCGGCTGCTGCATTGGTACCTGCTGTTCCACAACAACTGGCGGATCTGCAAGACATTACAACACAAACATGCAAAAAAGGAACAATTTTAAACAGAAAAATGAACAGTGTTCATTGAACACACTTATAAACTTTtggattaaaataaaactttgtTAGTTTGTAAGCTAAGGATACTAAAAATAATCTCGAAAATTCACACAAAACATTTAGAATAGGTGAATTAATCCTGTTTAGTCCTTACCAAAAGTCACAATACCATGTGCCGTAGATTTTGCTCTTATTAATATGGAATATAAGCCTTTGGAACTTGTTTCGAGTGTCATCACCGCGTTGGCTATAGGAAATCCCCAATCCTACCCGCTAATGAAGGCCAAAGACTAAATGCCATTATGATTTAAGCTCAAATTTACTAGCAAAATATGGAATTACCTTGATAAAAGCgatacattaaaatatttgaatatgTTGGCGTGTAGAACAGATTTAAAATTCGTATGCAATGTTTACTATTGTTTAATATATACATTCATTTGTACTTTTTGTGTAGACTGATGGTAAATGGTGTGCCAGAAAATCACCGCCAAATGAGTTAAATAAAGAGgcaacaaattaaataaaaagaaaactacGAGTGACACTCGAAACAAAACCAGATGAGCTGTGATCTCAGCATGAAACaaatatcaaataaataatgaaatcaACAAACTATAAAAGTGACGAAAATTTCATTTGCGAATCATTTCATAACTCTCCGAAATACAGCTCCTATTCCAATCTCAAGACTCACATTTAATGCCAATTGGGATGTCGTTGTGATCTGGTTTCCTGACCGAAGGCAGCTGCTTGGGGGCAACGCCACTCGAAGCTGGAGCTTGGAGAATGCTAGCTTCCGCCTCACTGGACCAACTGGGACGCAGCTGCACCTCCGTAGGCTGGACCCTGTGCCCATCCGTGTAGTGCGTTCGCAGCTGACTGGCGTTGCGCGTCTCGAAGAGGCACATGTCGCACGAGAAGACACGTGAATCCGGCTCTTTGTCACTCTTGCCGTTTTCATCAGACCGATGGTGGACCATCTTGTAATGCTCTATGAGATCGGCGCTGCGCAGCGAGTAATAGTCGCACTGATCGCAGAAGAACTTGGGCAAATCTGTTCGAAACAAAGGCACGGGAATTAGTCATCATTTGTCATTTAAAAACCTTGCATTAAGATAGGTGAAATCAACTAACTGCTGTGTGTCAATTGGTGAGATTTGAGGCGTGTCACAGTGGAAAATGTTTTCGGACATATTTTGCACTTGTGTTTGTAAGCGGGCGATCCGCCAGCTGTTGGCTTTGGCCTGGCTGTAAACGTATAAGATGGTAGACTGTAGAAACGTATTACCTGCCTGGCGGGCGCATCTTACCTCTTGGCTGCGGCATAACATCCTCCACAATCAGCTCGCTGACATCGATATCCATCGGTACACTCTGCTCATTGACACCCAAAAGATTTTGTAGGCTGATATTGACATTGGAGGCGTTGTTTGGCTTGCTGTCATCGATATACTCTATGACCACGCCTGCAAACGGACCGGTATGAGTGatttttcttaattagttACTCGTAGCTAGCTAAACCCACCGCTTCCATTGACCTGCTGCAGCGAGCCATCGGGCAGGACCAGGTACTCGGTCCCTATGCTCACATTGGGCGTGTCCATGGGCGGTAAGGTGGAAGTGAGAGTGT contains:
- the LOC119549980 gene encoding uncharacterized protein LOC119549980 isoform X1, encoding MALNKRNSSHSDAISGAEVDYKFSCRCCLKTDVEYLKLDSVVVARSLDPADTSDKIPLLRCLLFCVSAENAPELPQYICIECSKSLQVAYYFLKNALRAHEILCRKLCPKRGQRRLNGSLVQEPEKKPGNPVVPQELETEMKPLKTMRHECQVCGVVVYNRLELKQHIRQHAEGLSYNCKMCSFTTLKQRVLLEHYINIHGLSTGQAEEHVKNKDLPAPRYEEPKPVCTLEDMELLIPTVLTPDDYAQPQLQPHIDSEQLRDIEQQLAVSMGETVPGVDTLTSTLPPMDTPNVSIGTEYLVLPDGSLQQVNGSGVVIEYIDDSKPNNASNVNISLQNLLGVNEQSVPMDIDVSELIVEDVMPQPRARPKPTAGGSPAYKHKCKICPKTFSTVTRLKSHQLTHSNLPKFFCDQCDYYSLRSADLIEHYKMVHHRSDENGKSDKEPDSRVFSCDMCLFETRNASQLRTHYTDGHRVQPTEVQLRPSWSSEAEASILQAPASSGVAPKQLPSVRKPDHNDIPIGIKYPPVVVEQQVPMQQPAPMATTSTTITESGEINVLVDATPLFYAATASSTAVATNPLPVPMTPVVDSTGEANSNAFGIFPEISDGTLPVNEAVQQAVQQVAANTSNISIFGDMQDFIDNTDVAAICTIPADDMPVVDGDDIVIDNNNISLDFDAENLFEDFDEEEDAVGEEEEEEEADNDDENDNNDAATDQNLLLTSDDDDVDDFDDEQSKHLQKPYCIYCNKKFTSQYKFENHMFVHRGLAPYRCELCTNLYNMKRLLIRHYKTVHKRMPTRDMVQAKGDKVSVARTNIEKLYLGKMKKPMLMCAKCPFECESDADMRQHLNAHHGINDGVSIHANEVFIIRKLPFECPRCIRSFAAKSTLSRHLQRSHLVDTIIEMQTPQSVESTTVTLTTSSSTSCGPENPVFEENKQIEMMQTDGGAEMMTAAASGNGGGNEVAGKDDGSGIKMEPAVPEEELDPVTLDAATAVTTTAIAAAITAAAAAAATSSESPITTTASSSTNLFPTPTPFDYDYDFMGDAAQRSTPNSHAMPKAITNAPPSSHLNGSDKLLTTAALAASPVKGLRSNSRLLRTSTYACKICNKTFDELGKLVKHEMELHSNTEPSRWGYQHKCSICNTTYRTLTLLKFHMKRHGARKSQCKLCPKTFVNNAELERHTKTKHGKEKTLRCTFDGCRKTFGFKHHLVRHQNAMHLDGRHICSVCNKDMQSSLHLRNHMSVHKGMATYKCPKCERSYLRRGRLTSHVLLIHNIRLTKEEIADISAQSTDPNNSTDLNETPPSCNKDVDGEKEIKEETAAACNNSK
- the LOC119549980 gene encoding uncharacterized protein LOC119549980 isoform X3, which translates into the protein MALNKRNSSHSDAISGAEVDYKFSCRCCLKTDVEYLKLDSVVVARSLDPADTSDKIPLLRCLLFCVSAENAPELPQYICIECSKSLQVAYYFLKNALRAHEILCRKLCPKRGQRRLNGSLVQEPEKKPGNPVVPQELETEMKPLKTMRHECQVCGVVVYNRLELKQHIRQHAEGLSYNCKMCSFTTLKQRVLLEHYINIHGLSTGQAEEHVKNKDLPAPRYEEPKPVCTLEDMELLIPTVLTPDDYAQPQLQPHIDSEQLRDIEQQLAVSMGETVPGVDTLTSTLPPMDTPNVSIGTEYLVLPDGSLQQVNGSGVVIEYIDDSKPNNASNVNISLQNLLGVNEQSVPMDIDVSELIVEDVMPQPRDLPKFFCDQCDYYSLRSADLIEHYKMVHHRSDENGKSDKEPDSRVFSCDMCLFETRNASQLRTHYTDGHRVQPTEVQLRPSWSSEAEASILQAPASSGVAPKQLPSVRKPDHNDIPIGIKYPPVVVEQQVPMQQPAPMATTSTTITESGEINVLVDATPLFYAATASSTAVATNPLPVPMTPVVDSTGEANSNAFGIFPEISDGTLPVNEAVQQAVQQVAANTSNISIFGDMQDFIDNTDVAAICTIPADDMPVVDGDDIVIDNNNISLDFDAENLFEDFDEEEDAVGEEEEEEEADNDDENDNNDAATDQNLLLTSDDDDVDDFDDEQSKHLQKPYCIYCNKKFTSQYKFENHMFVHRGLAPYRCELCTNLYNMKRLLIRHYKTVHKRMPTRDMVQAKGDKVSVARTNIEKLYLGKMKKPMLMCAKCPFECESDADMRQHLNAHHGINDGVSIHANEVFIIRKLPFECPRCIRSFAAKSTLSRHLQRSHLVDTIIEMQTPQSVESTTVTLTTSSSTSCGPENPVFEENKQIEMMQTDGGAEMMTAAASGNGGGNEVAGKDDGSGIKMEPAVPEEELDPVTLDAATAVTTTAIAAAITAAAAAAATSSESPITTTASSSTNLFPTPTPFDYDYDFMGDAAQRSTPNSHAMPKAITNAPPSSHLNGSDKLLTTAALAASPVKGLRSNSRLLRTSTYACKICNKTFDELGKLVKHEMELHSNTEPSRWGYQHKCSICNTTYRTLTLLKFHMKRHGARKSQCKLCPKTFVNNAELERHTKTKHGKEKTLRCTFDGCRKTFGFKHHLVRHQNAMHLDGRHICSVCNKDMQSSLHLRNHMSVHKGMATYKCPKCERSYLRRGRLTSHVLLIHNIRLTKEEIADISAQSTDPNNSTDLNETPPSCNKDVDGEKEIKEETAAACNNSK
- the LOC119549980 gene encoding zinc finger protein 526 isoform X5, which codes for MTLETSSKGLYSILIRAKSTAHGIVTFDPPVVVEQQVPMQQPAPMATTSTTITESGEINVLVDATPLFYAATASSTAVATNPLPVPMTPVVDSTGEANSNAFGIFPEISDGTLPVNEAVQQAVQQVAANTSNISIFGDMQDFIDNTDVAAICTIPADDMPVVDGDDIVIDNNNISLDFDAENLFEDFDEEEDAVGEEEEEEEADNDDENDNNDAATDQNLLLTSDDDDVDDFDDEQSKHLQKPYCIYCNKKFTSQYKFENHMFVHRGLAPYRCELCTNLYNMKRLLIRHYKTVHKRMPTRDMVQAKGDKVSVARTNIEKLYLGKMKKPMLMCAKCPFECESDADMRQHLNAHHGINDGVSIHANEVFIIRKLPFECPRCIRSFAAKSTLSRHLQRSHLVDTIIEMQTPQSVESTTVTLTTSSSTSCGPENPVFEENKQIEMMQTDGGAEMMTAAASGNGGGNEVAGKDDGSGIKMEPAVPEEELDPVTLDAATAVTTTAIAAAITAAAAAAATSSESPITTTASSSTNLFPTPTPFDYDYDFMGDAAQRSTPNSHAMPKAITNAPPSSHLNGSDKLLTTAALAASPVKGLRSNSRLLRTSTYACKICNKTFDELGKLVKHEMELHSNTEPSRWGYQHKCSICNTTYRTLTLLKFHMKRHGARKSQCKLCPKTFVNNAELERHTKTKHGKEKTLRCTFDGCRKTFGFKHHLVRHQNAMHLDGRHICSVCNKDMQSSLHLRNHMSVHKGMATYKCPKCERSYLRRGRLTSHVLLIHNIRLTKEEIADISAQSTDPNNSTDLNETPPSCNKDVDGEKEIKEETAAACNNSK
- the LOC119549980 gene encoding uncharacterized protein LOC119549980 isoform X4, with amino-acid sequence MALNKRNSSHSDAISGAEVDYKFSCRCCLKTDVEYLKLDSVVVARSLDPADTSDKIPLLRCLLFCVSAENAPELPQYICIECSKSLQVAYYFLKNALRAHEILCRKLCPKRGQRRLNGSLVQEPEKKPGNPVVPQELETEMKPLKTMRHECQVCGVVVYNRLELKQHIRQHAEGLSYNCKMCSFTTLKQRVLLEHYINIHGLSTGQAEEHVKNKDLPAPRYEEPKPVCTLEDMELLIPTVLTPDDYAQPQLQPHIDSEQLRDIEQQLAVSMGETVPGVDTLTSTLPPMDTPNVSIGTEYLVLPDGSLQQVNGSGVVIEYIDDSKPNNASNVNISLQNLLGVNEQSVPMDIDVSELIVEDVMPQPRDLPKFFCDQCDYYSLRSADLIEHYKMVHHRSDENGKSDKEPDSRVFSCDMCLFETRNASQLRTHYTDGHRVQPTEVQLRPSWSSEAEASILQAPASSGVAPKQLPSVRKPDHNDIPIGIKYPPVVVEQQVPMQQPAPMATTSTTITESGEINVLVDATPLFYAATASSTAVATNPLPVPMTPVVDSTGEANSNAFGIFPEISDGTLPVNEAVQQAVQQVAANTSNISIFGDMQDFIDNTDVAAICTIPADDMPVVDGDDIVIDNNNISLDFDAENLFEDFDEEEDAVGEEEEEEEADNDDENDNNDAATDQNLLLTSDDDDVDDFDDEQSKHLQKPYCIYCNKKFTSQYKFENHMFVHRGLAPYRCELCTNLYNMKRLLIRHYKTVHKRMPTRDMVQAKGDKVSVARTNIEKLYLGKMKKPMLMCAKCPFECESDADMRQHLNAHHGINDGVSIHANEVFIIRKLPFECPRCIRSFAAKSTLSRHLQRSHLVDTIIEMQTPQSVESTTVTLTTSSSTSCGPENPVFEENKQIEMMQTDGGAEMMTAAASGNGGGNVAGKDDGSGIKMEPAVPEEELDPVTLDAATAVTTTAIAAAITAAAAAAATSSESPITTTASSSTNLFPTPTPFDYDYDFMGDAAQRSTPNSHAMPKAITNAPPSSHLNGSDKLLTTAALAASPVKGLRSNSRLLRTSTYACKICNKTFDELGKLVKHEMELHSNTEPSRWGYQHKCSICNTTYRTLTLLKFHMKRHGARKSQCKLCPKTFVNNAELERHTKTKHGKEKTLRCTFDGCRKTFGFKHHLVRHQNAMHLDGRHICSVCNKDMQSSLHLRNHMSVHKGMATYKCPKCERSYLRRGRLTSHVLLIHNIRLTKEEIADISAQSTDPNNSTDLNETPPSCNKDVDGEKEIKEETAAACNNSK
- the LOC119549980 gene encoding uncharacterized protein LOC119549980 isoform X2 is translated as MALNKRNSSHSDAISGAEVDYKFSCRCCLKTDVEYLKLDSVVVARSLDPADTSDKIPLLRCLLFCVSAENAPELPQYICIECSKSLQVAYYFLKNALRAHEILCRKLCPKRGQRRLNGSLVQEPEKKPGNPVVPQELETEMKPLKTMRHECQVCGVVVYNRLELKQHIRQHAEGLSYNCKMCSFTTLKQRVLLEHYINIHGLSTGQAEEHVKNKDLPAPRYEEPKPVCTLEDMELLIPTVLTPDDYAQPQLQPHIDSEQLRDIEQQLAVSMGETVPGVDTLTSTLPPMDTPNVSIGTEYLVLPDGSLQQVNGSGVVIEYIDDSKPNNASNVNISLQNLLGVNEQSVPMDIDVSELIVEDVMPQPRARPKPTAGGSPAYKHKCKICPKTFSTVTRLKSHQLTHSNLPKFFCDQCDYYSLRSADLIEHYKMVHHRSDENGKSDKEPDSRVFSCDMCLFETRNASQLRTHYTDGHRVQPTEVQLRPSWSSEAEASILQAPASSGVAPKQLPSVRKPDHNDIPIGIKYPPVVVEQQVPMQQPAPMATTSTTITESGEINVLVDATPLFYAATASSTAVATNPLPVPMTPVVDSTGEANSNAFGIFPEISDGTLPVNEAVQQAVQQVAANTSNISIFGDMQDFIDNTDVAAICTIPADDMPVVDGDDIVIDNNNISLDFDAENLFEDFDEEEDAVGEEEEEEEADNDDENDNNDAATDQNLLLTSDDDDVDDFDDEQSKHLQKPYCIYCNKKFTSQYKFENHMFVHRGLAPYRCELCTNLYNMKRLLIRHYKTVHKRMPTRDMVQAKGDKVSVARTNIEKLYLGKMKKPMLMCAKCPFECESDADMRQHLNAHHGINDGVSIHANEVFIIRKLPFECPRCIRSFAAKSTLSRHLQRSHLVDTIIEMQTPQSVESTTVTLTTSSSTSCGPENPVFEENKQIEMMQTDGGAEMMTAAASGNGGGNVAGKDDGSGIKMEPAVPEEELDPVTLDAATAVTTTAIAAAITAAAAAAATSSESPITTTASSSTNLFPTPTPFDYDYDFMGDAAQRSTPNSHAMPKAITNAPPSSHLNGSDKLLTTAALAASPVKGLRSNSRLLRTSTYACKICNKTFDELGKLVKHEMELHSNTEPSRWGYQHKCSICNTTYRTLTLLKFHMKRHGARKSQCKLCPKTFVNNAELERHTKTKHGKEKTLRCTFDGCRKTFGFKHHLVRHQNAMHLDGRHICSVCNKDMQSSLHLRNHMSVHKGMATYKCPKCERSYLRRGRLTSHVLLIHNIRLTKEEIADISAQSTDPNNSTDLNETPPSCNKDVDGEKEIKEETAAACNNSK